A stretch of Candidatus Symbiobacter mobilis CR DNA encodes these proteins:
- the lpdA gene encoding dihydrolipoyl dehydrogenase, producing the protein MNQCFDVIVIGAGPGGYVAAIRAAQLGKSVACIDEGTHAAGSPAPGGTCTNVGCIPSKALLQSSEHYEHALHHFREHGITATGVSIDVAAMIARKDKVVRQNNDGILYLFKKNKVRFFHGRGSFAGSTEQGYLVHVDPLGKEVGHDIVGEHVIVATGSHPRELSGAPFDETAVLSNTGALALRSVPRRLGVIGAGVIGLELGSVWRRLGAEVVLLEGLPTFLAAADAQIAAEARKAFQRQGLRIELGVTVRSVEREGEGVRVVYADAQGVEQSVEFDKLIVSVGRVPHTASLGADTVGLEVDGRGAVVVDEECRTNLPKVWAIGDVVRGPMLAHKAEEEAVAVAERIAGQHGHVRFDTIPWVIYTSPEIAWVGRTEQQLQSDGVQYRSGAFPFLANGRARALGDTTGFVKVLADADSDEVLGVHLIGPMASELVAECVMAMEFHASSEDIARICHAHPSLSEAVKEAALAVDQRSLNS; encoded by the coding sequence ATGAACCAGTGTTTTGACGTGATCGTGATCGGTGCAGGCCCAGGTGGTTACGTGGCTGCCATTCGCGCAGCGCAATTGGGCAAGTCGGTGGCCTGCATCGACGAAGGTACCCATGCAGCCGGTAGCCCGGCGCCTGGAGGTACCTGCACGAACGTGGGGTGCATACCGTCCAAGGCCTTGCTCCAGTCCAGCGAGCACTACGAACATGCGCTGCACCATTTTCGGGAGCATGGCATCACCGCCACGGGGGTGTCGATCGACGTCGCGGCCATGATTGCCCGCAAGGACAAGGTCGTTCGCCAGAACAACGACGGCATCCTGTACCTCTTCAAGAAAAACAAGGTGCGGTTCTTCCATGGGCGTGGGTCGTTTGCAGGCAGCACCGAACAGGGATACCTAGTGCATGTCGATCCCTTGGGGAAGGAGGTCGGCCACGACATCGTTGGGGAGCATGTCATCGTTGCGACGGGTTCGCACCCTAGGGAGCTTTCCGGGGCGCCGTTCGACGAAACGGCGGTGCTCTCGAATACGGGGGCGCTGGCGTTGCGCAGCGTTCCACGCAGGCTGGGGGTGATCGGCGCCGGGGTCATCGGGTTGGAGCTGGGATCGGTGTGGCGCAGGCTGGGGGCGGAAGTCGTGCTGCTCGAAGGGCTGCCGACGTTCCTGGCTGCTGCGGATGCCCAGATTGCCGCAGAAGCCCGCAAAGCGTTCCAGCGCCAAGGGTTGCGTATCGAGCTGGGCGTCACCGTTCGCAGTGTGGAGCGAGAGGGCGAAGGCGTGCGCGTGGTGTATGCCGATGCGCAGGGGGTCGAGCAGTCGGTCGAGTTCGACAAACTCATCGTCTCGGTGGGGCGCGTTCCGCATACGGCTTCGCTGGGTGCCGATACCGTCGGTTTGGAAGTCGATGGGCGCGGTGCCGTCGTCGTCGATGAGGAATGCCGTACCAATCTGCCAAAGGTGTGGGCCATCGGCGACGTGGTGCGTGGCCCGATGCTGGCGCACAAGGCGGAGGAAGAGGCCGTTGCTGTGGCGGAGCGGATTGCAGGGCAGCACGGCCATGTGCGTTTCGACACGATTCCGTGGGTCATCTATACCAGCCCGGAAATCGCCTGGGTAGGCCGTACCGAGCAGCAATTGCAATCCGATGGGGTGCAGTACCGCAGTGGCGCTTTCCCGTTCCTTGCCAACGGGCGCGCCCGGGCACTCGGGGATACGACGGGCTTCGTCAAGGTACTTGCCGACGCGGATAGCGACGAGGTGTTGGGCGTCCACCTGATCGGGCCGATGGCCAGCGAGCTGGTGGCCGAATGCGTGATGGCGATGGAGTTTCACGCCAGCAGCGAGGACATTGCCCGCATCTGCCATGCGCATCCTTCGTTGAGCGAGGCCGTCAAGGAAGCTGCACTGGCTGTGGATCAGCGTTCGCTGAATTCCTGA
- the odhB gene encoding 2-oxoglutarate dehydrogenase complex dihydrolipoyllysine-residue succinyltransferase, protein MSTVVVTVPELSESVSDATMLAWKKSVGDAVAAEEILTGVETDKVTMDIPSPAGGVLVEILAQEGDTVFGGQTIARIEPGAVAEVSAPVAAANGTQHLAQQPAQHLAPNHAPNLTPSRASAMPAAAKLMADHQLAPGAVAGTGKDGRITKGDVLRAVEARGAESAAPSSPVSFLPRGKDSAAAREAALANRPEQRVPMSRLRARVAERLLQSQATNAILTTFNEVNMGPMLEMRKRMQEAFEKEHGVRLGLMSFFVMAVVHALRKFPILNASVDGTDIVYHGYFDIGIAIGSPRGLVVPILRNADKLGFAEIEKKIVDFTQKARDGKLEMEDLAGGTFTISNGGTFGSMMSTPIINPPQSAILGVHATKDRAVVENGHIVVRPMNYFALSYDHRIIDGREAVLGLAAIKESLEDPARLLFDI, encoded by the coding sequence ATGTCTACCGTAGTCGTCACCGTCCCAGAACTGTCGGAATCCGTTAGCGATGCCACGATGCTCGCGTGGAAAAAATCGGTGGGAGACGCCGTAGCCGCCGAGGAGATCCTCACGGGCGTCGAGACCGACAAGGTCACGATGGACATTCCTTCGCCTGCTGGGGGCGTTCTTGTCGAAATCCTGGCGCAAGAGGGAGACACGGTGTTCGGCGGGCAGACCATTGCGCGTATCGAGCCGGGTGCCGTAGCGGAGGTGTCTGCACCCGTTGCTGCTGCGAATGGAACGCAACACCTAGCGCAACAACCAGCGCAACATCTTGCGCCGAACCATGCCCCCAACCTCACGCCGAGTAGGGCCTCTGCCATGCCCGCTGCGGCCAAGCTGATGGCGGATCACCAGCTTGCGCCTGGAGCCGTGGCGGGAACAGGCAAGGATGGGCGCATCACCAAAGGGGATGTGTTGCGTGCGGTTGAGGCGCGGGGGGCAGAGAGCGCTGCGCCCAGTTCGCCTGTCAGCTTTCTGCCCCGGGGAAAGGATTCTGCTGCTGCACGCGAAGCTGCGCTGGCCAATCGCCCAGAGCAGCGGGTGCCGATGAGTCGACTACGCGCTCGGGTGGCGGAGCGGTTGCTGCAATCCCAGGCGACGAATGCGATCTTGACCACTTTCAACGAAGTGAACATGGGCCCCATGCTCGAAATGCGCAAGCGCATGCAGGAAGCCTTTGAAAAGGAACATGGCGTGCGTCTGGGGTTGATGAGCTTCTTCGTGATGGCAGTGGTGCATGCGCTGCGCAAGTTTCCGATCCTCAATGCCTCGGTCGACGGCACGGACATCGTGTACCACGGCTATTTCGACATTGGCATCGCCATTGGTTCTCCGCGTGGTCTCGTCGTGCCGATTCTGCGCAACGCAGACAAATTGGGCTTTGCGGAGATCGAAAAGAAGATCGTCGATTTCACCCAAAAGGCCCGTGACGGCAAGCTGGAAATGGAAGACCTTGCCGGAGGCACATTCACCATCAGTAATGGGGGTACTTTCGGTTCGATGATGTCTACGCCGATCATCAACCCCCCGCAGAGCGCGATCCTCGGCGTGCATGCGACCAAGGATCGTGCTGTCGTGGAAAACGGGCACATCGTCGTGCGGCCGATGAACTACTTTGCGCTGAGCTACGACCACCGCATCATCGACGGCCGGGAAGCCGTGCTGGGTCTTGCAGCGATCAAGGAATCGCTGGAAGACCCGGCGCGGTTGTTGTTCGATATTTGA
- the rpoH gene encoding RNA polymerase sigma factor RpoH: protein MSNTAIALKNPWFVVPALGNLDAYIAAVHRIPMLSLEEEQSLARRFREHNDLEAAGKLVLSHLRLVVSVARQYLGYGLPHADLIQEGNVGLMKAVKRFDPAQGVRLVSYALHWIKAEIHDYVLRNWRMVRVATTKAQRKLFFNLRSLKQRLKGQEMQDGGEFRDALDERQIDAMASELQVKREDVIEMEARMSASDVVLESTPTTDGDELSGPIAYLHDPQQEPTAILEARQRDALAGGGLRMALDTLDPRSRHIVEERWLQCDDSGAGGMTLHELARIYGVSAERIRQIEVAAMKKMRMVLARFV from the coding sequence ATGTCTAACACTGCCATTGCGCTGAAAAATCCGTGGTTTGTCGTCCCTGCGCTCGGCAATCTGGATGCGTATATTGCAGCGGTTCACCGCATTCCGATGTTGAGTCTGGAAGAAGAGCAAAGCCTGGCACGGCGGTTCCGGGAACATAACGATCTCGAAGCTGCGGGGAAGCTCGTGCTTTCGCACTTGCGGCTCGTGGTGTCTGTGGCGCGCCAGTACCTGGGGTATGGGCTACCCCATGCCGACTTGATCCAGGAAGGCAATGTCGGGCTGATGAAGGCAGTCAAGCGCTTCGACCCTGCACAGGGGGTGCGTCTCGTCAGCTACGCCTTGCATTGGATCAAGGCCGAAATTCATGACTACGTTCTGCGCAACTGGCGTATGGTGCGCGTGGCGACGACGAAAGCACAACGCAAGCTGTTCTTCAATCTGCGCTCGCTCAAGCAACGCCTCAAGGGGCAGGAGATGCAGGATGGCGGGGAGTTTCGGGACGCTCTCGACGAGCGGCAAATCGATGCCATGGCATCGGAATTGCAGGTAAAGCGGGAAGATGTCATCGAGATGGAAGCGCGCATGTCCGCCAGCGATGTCGTGCTGGAAAGCACGCCCACCACCGATGGGGACGAGCTGTCCGGGCCTATCGCCTATCTGCACGATCCGCAGCAGGAGCCGACGGCCATCCTCGAAGCACGCCAGCGCGATGCTCTTGCCGGGGGTGGGCTGCGCATGGCGCTCGATACCCTGGATCCCCGTAGCCGCCACATCGTCGAAGAGCGTTGGCTCCAATGCGACGACTCCGGTGCCGGGGGAATGACCCTGCACGAGTTGGCTCGTATCTACGGGGTCAGTGCAGAGCGTATCCGGCAGATCGAAGTCGCTGCGATGAAAAAGATGCGCATGGTGCTGGCGCGGTTCGTCTAA
- the rfaE2 gene encoding D-glycero-beta-D-manno-heptose 1-phosphate adenylyltransferase, with protein MRELPFFCPSPATTPDYLDKLCTRDTLPIRLPRLARPLVFTNGVFDILHRGHVQYLAQAHSLGQSLLVALNTDASVRRLGKGADRPLHAERDRAEVIAALASTDLVTWFDEDTPLALLELVRPEIYVKGGDYDVETLPETPLVRSWGGTALTVPFVTGYSTTTLVQRIRAATQG; from the coding sequence ATGCGTGAACTCCCCTTTTTCTGCCCATCCCCAGCCACCACTCCCGATTACCTGGACAAACTCTGCACACGGGATACCTTGCCCATCCGCTTACCACGGCTTGCGCGCCCACTGGTATTCACCAACGGCGTTTTCGACATCCTGCACCGGGGGCATGTGCAATATCTTGCCCAGGCCCACTCGCTAGGGCAAAGTCTGCTCGTGGCCCTCAACACGGATGCATCCGTCCGTCGTCTGGGCAAGGGCGCAGACCGCCCACTGCACGCGGAACGCGACCGTGCCGAGGTGATTGCAGCACTAGCCAGCACCGATCTGGTGACGTGGTTCGACGAAGACACCCCGCTGGCCCTGTTGGAACTGGTTCGACCGGAAATCTACGTCAAGGGGGGAGACTACGATGTCGAAACCCTTCCGGAAACCCCACTGGTACGCAGTTGGGGTGGGACGGCACTGACCGTCCCCTTCGTCACCGGCTATTCGACGACCACCCTGGTGCAACGCATCCGTGCTGCCACGCAGGGATAG
- the cysE gene encoding serine O-acetyltransferase, with the protein MTWFSQIRADVRCILERDPAARSAWEVLTCYPGLHAVVLHRLAHACWVRGLCWLGRFISHCTRFLTGIEIHPGATVGNRVFFDHAMGVVVGETAVIGDDCTIYQGVTLGGTSLYKGTKRHPTLGRGVIVGAGAQVLGGFAVGDGAKIGSNAVVTKPVPAGATAVGNPARIILAEQDARREEAAAKMGFSAYGVTKGDDPWARAMQGLIDNACGHEHQIAMLWKAVEALQSLADRNSCVPSDATLQEHQDIERLGRFLSE; encoded by the coding sequence ATGACTTGGTTCTCACAAATCCGCGCGGACGTTCGCTGCATTCTGGAGCGGGACCCCGCTGCGCGTAGCGCGTGGGAGGTGCTGACGTGCTATCCCGGACTGCATGCCGTCGTTTTGCATCGGCTGGCCCATGCATGCTGGGTACGCGGGTTGTGCTGGCTGGGGCGGTTCATCTCGCACTGCACGCGGTTTTTGACCGGGATCGAAATCCATCCTGGGGCGACCGTCGGGAATCGTGTGTTCTTCGACCATGCGATGGGGGTGGTCGTTGGGGAAACTGCGGTGATCGGCGACGACTGCACGATCTACCAGGGGGTAACGCTGGGCGGTACCTCGCTCTACAAGGGTACGAAACGGCACCCTACCTTGGGGCGGGGCGTCATCGTCGGAGCGGGTGCGCAGGTCCTTGGGGGGTTTGCGGTCGGGGACGGCGCCAAGATCGGTTCCAACGCCGTGGTGACGAAGCCGGTTCCAGCCGGGGCCACTGCGGTGGGCAACCCTGCGCGGATCATCTTGGCAGAGCAGGACGCGCGACGGGAGGAAGCAGCGGCCAAGATGGGCTTTTCCGCCTACGGGGTGACCAAGGGTGACGATCCCTGGGCACGCGCCATGCAGGGGCTCATCGACAACGCCTGTGGACATGAGCACCAGATTGCGATGCTCTGGAAAGCGGTGGAAGCCCTCCAAAGTCTGGCTGATCGGAACAGTTGCGTACCTAGCGATGCGACGTTGCAAGAGCACCAAGACATCGAGCGTCTGGGCCGGTTTCTTTCTGAATAA
- a CDS encoding inositol monophosphatase family protein: MATSTLHPMASVAIKAARAAGDTIHRAAPNVESIRVSQKQGNDFVTEVDQAAEQLIIDILLDAYPAHGIWAEESGRERGNPDATSVWIIDPLDGTMNFLHGLPVYCVSIALLVRQRVELGVIYDPTRNDLFIAARGRGAFKNQQRLRVSKRTHLKTCLLSTGFPFRPGDDVPTYLRMMGDMIVRSSGMRRLGSAALDLAYVAAGYTDGFFEKGLQSWDVAAGSLLVQEAGGLVGNFSGDAAFLEQRECVAASPRIYAQMVAVLRSYSAVGKQPVASGEPRPSMEASSLAPLLPASVPTAPLATETTTAETLPAESSSAQPSSAAPAVEHGVPQPGIDTPPAVRDAPW, encoded by the coding sequence ATGGCTACCTCGACTTTGCATCCCATGGCCAGCGTTGCCATCAAGGCAGCCCGTGCTGCGGGGGACACCATCCACCGTGCAGCGCCCAATGTCGAGTCCATCCGGGTCTCGCAAAAGCAGGGCAACGATTTCGTCACCGAAGTCGATCAGGCTGCGGAGCAATTGATCATCGACATCTTGCTCGATGCCTACCCCGCGCACGGCATCTGGGCGGAAGAGTCAGGGCGTGAGCGCGGCAACCCTGATGCGACCTCCGTCTGGATCATCGACCCGCTCGATGGCACGATGAATTTCCTCCATGGCCTGCCTGTCTACTGCGTGAGCATCGCATTGCTCGTGCGGCAGCGCGTGGAACTGGGGGTGATTTACGACCCCACGCGCAACGACCTTTTCATCGCGGCAAGGGGTCGGGGCGCTTTCAAAAACCAGCAGCGCTTGCGGGTATCGAAGCGCACGCACCTCAAAACGTGCCTGTTGTCCACAGGGTTCCCATTTCGGCCCGGCGACGACGTGCCCACGTACTTGCGGATGATGGGCGACATGATCGTGCGTTCCTCCGGGATGCGCAGGCTGGGTTCTGCGGCGCTGGATCTGGCGTATGTCGCTGCCGGGTACACCGACGGATTTTTCGAGAAAGGGCTGCAATCCTGGGATGTTGCCGCTGGTTCGCTGTTGGTGCAGGAAGCCGGTGGTTTGGTGGGGAATTTTTCCGGAGATGCGGCATTCCTCGAACAACGGGAGTGTGTCGCGGCCAGCCCGCGCATTTATGCGCAAATGGTGGCCGTGCTGCGCTCGTACAGCGCTGTGGGCAAACAGCCTGTAGCGTCTGGGGAACCACGACCATCCATGGAAGCATCCTCCCTCGCACCCTTGCTGCCAGCATCCGTACCCACGGCTCCCTTGGCTACGGAAACCACCACTGCGGAAACCTTGCCTGCCGAATCCTCCTCGGCACAACCATCGTCTGCGGCACCGGCTGTGGAGCATGGGGTGCCGCAGCCTGGCATCGACACTCCGCCTGCCGTGCGGGATGCGCCCTGGTAG
- a CDS encoding HD-GYP domain-containing protein: MSMTLIPIDIETIRLNHPLPFSLRTKDGALLAPKGYIIARRSDLDLLRKRRGSLCIDITESEEHHRAYVGKLHDMVREDKELGQIAGTGLSPVLEKQSPVREQDEEQDWFDIQGLAHSVLRDVRSPGFLGRLDKLSAALVRPLRSNPDGTLLALIHLAATELQRYSATHALLVAAVCTLASKDVLRWGEEESQLLFNAALTMNLGMTELHDRMALQMEPPSPEQLRVIQKHPDHSRDVLYDVGVDDKIWIDAVLQHRSTQAGPLAKRVVGERLARMLQRADMLAAKLSPRAARPPGAPAVAMQSCYFDEQRQMDEAGAALIKACGIYSPGTFVKLVNQEIAVVVRRGLNTTMPRVAVLVNRQGLPVGEPIIRETSAAEFRIVSSLAPRDVKVHCSLERLLALVKQGSVERPWW; the protein is encoded by the coding sequence ATGAGCATGACCCTGATTCCCATCGATATCGAGACGATCCGTCTCAACCACCCTTTGCCTTTTTCGCTGCGGACGAAGGACGGTGCATTGCTGGCCCCCAAGGGCTACATCATTGCGCGCCGCTCGGACTTGGATCTGCTGCGCAAACGGCGTGGGTCGCTGTGCATCGATATCACGGAGTCCGAAGAGCACCACCGTGCTTACGTCGGCAAGCTCCACGACATGGTTCGCGAAGACAAGGAATTGGGGCAGATTGCCGGTACGGGCTTGTCCCCGGTGCTGGAAAAGCAGTCTCCTGTTCGAGAACAGGACGAGGAGCAGGACTGGTTCGATATCCAAGGACTGGCGCACAGCGTGCTGCGCGATGTGCGGTCGCCCGGCTTTCTGGGGCGGCTGGACAAACTCAGTGCAGCATTGGTGCGTCCCCTGCGCAGCAACCCGGATGGCACGCTGCTCGCGCTGATTCACCTTGCTGCGACGGAATTGCAGCGATACAGCGCGACACATGCCTTGCTGGTCGCAGCAGTCTGCACCCTGGCTTCCAAGGATGTATTGCGATGGGGGGAGGAAGAATCGCAGCTTTTGTTTAATGCAGCGCTGACGATGAATCTGGGAATGACAGAACTGCACGACCGCATGGCGTTGCAGATGGAGCCGCCCAGCCCGGAACAGTTGCGAGTGATCCAGAAGCATCCGGATCATTCACGCGATGTGCTGTACGACGTGGGGGTGGACGACAAGATCTGGATCGACGCCGTTTTGCAGCATCGATCCACCCAGGCAGGGCCGCTGGCCAAGCGTGTAGTGGGGGAGCGCCTTGCGCGGATGCTGCAGCGGGCGGACATGCTGGCTGCCAAACTGTCCCCCAGGGCGGCGCGTCCCCCAGGGGCGCCGGCGGTGGCGATGCAGTCCTGCTATTTCGACGAACAGCGGCAGATGGACGAAGCCGGGGCTGCGCTCATCAAGGCGTGCGGTATTTATTCCCCTGGCACCTTCGTCAAGCTGGTCAATCAGGAAATTGCCGTCGTCGTTCGCCGTGGTCTCAATACGACCATGCCTCGTGTGGCCGTATTGGTCAATCGGCAGGGGCTACCTGTGGGGGAACCCATCATCCGCGAAACCAGTGCGGCGGAGTTCCGCATCGTGAGCAGCCTTGCGCCCCGGGATGTGAAGGTGCATTGCAGCTTGGAGCGGCTACTGGCGCTGGTCAAACAAGGCTCTGTCGAGCGTCCCTGGTGGTGA
- a CDS encoding glutathione S-transferase family protein, translated as MKVVGSTSNPYVRKVRIVLAEKKLDFDCDFLGQGARTDAPPPYPSSLGSPLGEAPCLVTEGGECIFDSRVIVEYLDTLSPVGKLLPAVGRERAAVKTWEALADGMLEATALAWLESHWEGRDASQCCQRWIDHQLGNIEQTLVFMRNSLAEHAYCMGAHFCLADIAVGVALDHLDCRFPQLGWRDRHSNLASLHNRLSQRSSFMETTPP; from the coding sequence ATGAAAGTTGTCGGCTCCACCTCCAACCCCTACGTCCGCAAGGTACGCATCGTGCTCGCAGAGAAAAAACTCGATTTCGATTGCGATTTCCTGGGCCAAGGCGCAAGGACCGACGCTCCACCGCCCTACCCCAGCTCCCTGGGCAGTCCCTTGGGCGAAGCCCCTTGCCTCGTCACAGAAGGGGGGGAATGCATTTTTGATTCCCGGGTGATCGTCGAGTACCTCGACACCCTCTCCCCCGTCGGCAAGCTGCTGCCCGCAGTGGGCCGGGAACGCGCAGCAGTCAAGACGTGGGAAGCCCTCGCCGATGGCATGCTTGAAGCAACAGCGCTGGCATGGCTGGAGAGCCACTGGGAAGGCCGCGACGCATCGCAATGTTGTCAGCGTTGGATCGACCACCAACTCGGCAACATCGAGCAAACCCTTGTATTCATGAGGAATAGCCTGGCGGAACATGCCTATTGCATGGGTGCGCACTTTTGCCTTGCGGACATTGCCGTCGGCGTAGCGCTCGACCATCTCGACTGTCGTTTTCCCCAACTGGGATGGCGTGACCGCCATTCCAATCTGGCTTCGCTGCACAACCGGCTATCCCAGCGCAGCAGCTTTATGGAAACGACCCCACCCTGA
- the zapE gene encoding cell division protein ZapE, translating to MPGSVHRVYEAELHKKGYAPDAAQLRAVQVLDHCAQEWAVYLHKRSNVLRKWIHRPAVPHGVYLHGGVGRGKSFLMDCFYCAVPVRRKTRLHFHEFMREVHRELFALKGYANPLAVLAKHVASRYRLICFDEFHISDITDAMVLYRLLQALFAQGVGVVATSNYHPDALYPNGLNRERLLPAIAMLKERMTVLDVDAGIDYRARAFAGVRTFLTPLGPETARAMEHTFALLAEVQDEDPVLHIESRKVRALRRAGGVVWFDFATLCGGARSQIDYLELASRFHTVLLSDVPRLTKPMSSQARRLLWLVDVLYDRRVKLILSSAVPIEELCAEGIDMVEFQRTISRLWEMQTPAFLAAERREVDTSLTARA from the coding sequence ATGCCAGGGAGCGTGCATCGGGTCTACGAAGCCGAGTTGCACAAAAAGGGCTATGCCCCCGACGCCGCGCAGTTGCGCGCGGTGCAAGTGCTAGACCACTGCGCGCAGGAATGGGCGGTGTACCTGCATAAGCGTTCCAACGTGCTACGCAAGTGGATCCACCGCCCTGCCGTTCCCCATGGGGTGTATTTGCACGGCGGTGTAGGGCGGGGCAAGAGCTTTCTGATGGATTGCTTTTACTGTGCCGTACCAGTGCGGCGCAAAACCCGCTTGCATTTCCACGAATTCATGCGCGAGGTACACCGCGAGCTTTTTGCGCTCAAAGGGTACGCCAACCCGCTGGCCGTGTTGGCCAAGCATGTGGCATCGCGGTACCGGTTGATCTGCTTTGACGAGTTTCACATCTCGGACATCACCGATGCGATGGTGCTCTATCGCTTGCTACAAGCGCTCTTTGCGCAGGGAGTCGGGGTTGTTGCGACGTCCAACTACCACCCCGATGCGCTGTACCCCAACGGGCTGAATCGCGAGCGGTTGTTGCCAGCGATTGCCATGCTCAAGGAACGCATGACGGTGCTGGATGTGGACGCTGGCATTGATTACCGGGCACGGGCATTTGCCGGAGTGCGCACGTTCCTGACCCCGCTGGGGCCCGAGACGGCGCGGGCGATGGAGCACACCTTTGCGTTGCTTGCCGAGGTGCAGGACGAAGACCCCGTGCTCCATATCGAATCCAGAAAAGTCCGTGCCTTGCGGAGGGCGGGTGGGGTGGTCTGGTTCGATTTCGCCACCTTGTGTGGGGGCGCGCGGTCACAGATCGACTACCTCGAACTGGCCTCGCGCTTTCACACCGTGCTGCTCAGCGACGTTCCCCGGTTGACGAAGCCGATGTCCTCGCAAGCGCGGCGCCTGCTGTGGCTGGTCGATGTGCTGTACGACCGCCGGGTCAAGCTGATTTTGTCGAGCGCTGTACCGATTGAGGAGCTGTGTGCCGAGGGCATCGATATGGTGGAGTTCCAGCGCACGATCTCGCGTCTGTGGGAGATGCAAACCCCCGCATTCCTTGCCGCAGAGCGTAGGGAAGTGGATACCTCGCTCACCGCACGGGCGTGA
- a CDS encoding RNA methyltransferase, with the protein MHTRFILIEPSHAGNVGACARAIRTMGFDDLVLVRPRWPDVLRRAEAIERAGAAWAVLESARIVDRLDDALDGIDHLCATAMTPRDFGPHTLTPRAHFEELLRGCMMDAPPRTAPPAKIALLFGPERFGMRNEDVYRCHACLQIPSDPDCASLNLGAAVQVIAYEWRMALGAFPITTALPPAQMADAAQVEAMLGHWLQALCAVGFFDPRAPKKLLHRLRRLMLRARPTQEEIHILRGIARSILRNTHDT; encoded by the coding sequence ATGCATACCCGATTCATCCTCATCGAACCCAGCCATGCGGGGAATGTCGGCGCCTGCGCCCGGGCCATCCGAACCATGGGCTTCGATGACTTGGTGCTCGTTCGTCCCCGATGGCCCGACGTATTGCGTCGCGCCGAGGCTATCGAACGAGCCGGCGCGGCCTGGGCCGTACTGGAATCGGCGCGGATCGTCGATCGGCTTGACGATGCCCTGGACGGTATCGACCACCTTTGCGCCACTGCAATGACCCCGCGCGATTTCGGCCCGCACACGCTGACCCCGAGAGCGCATTTCGAGGAACTATTGCGTGGGTGCATGATGGATGCCCCCCCCCGAACAGCCCCCCCGGCAAAAATCGCCCTGCTATTCGGCCCGGAACGATTTGGCATGCGCAACGAGGATGTATACCGCTGCCACGCCTGCTTGCAAATTCCCAGCGACCCGGATTGCGCTTCGCTCAACCTGGGCGCTGCGGTACAGGTCATCGCTTACGAATGGCGGATGGCGCTGGGTGCCTTTCCGATCACCACCGCCCTCCCCCCGGCCCAGATGGCCGACGCCGCGCAAGTCGAAGCAATGCTGGGGCATTGGTTGCAAGCGTTGTGCGCAGTGGGCTTTTTCGACCCCCGCGCGCCCAAAAAATTGCTGCACCGACTACGCCGCCTGATGTTGCGCGCACGGCCTACCCAAGAGGAAATCCACATCCTGCGCGGCATCGCCCGATCCATCCTGCGCAACACACACGATACCTAA